The Saccharolobus shibatae B12 genomic interval TTTTACACCTAGTTCGTTGTTCTTAAACTTCTGCTCTATTAGACTGCATATTGGTATATCGTCTCTTATTCCTAATTCCTCTCTAGATTTTGAAACATAGTATGCAACATCTACTCCAGTATAGTCTATTAACTCATAAACTCCCATCGGAAATCCTAATTTATATCTAGCTACTGCGTCAACTTCTCTGTAGTCTGCAACTTTCTTCTCCACTAATACGCATGAGGCGACATTTATCTGACCCAATATCCTATTAACAACATAACCTGGCACGTCTTTGTTTATCATTATTGGTTGTTTACCAAACCTCTTTGCCAAATCGTAAGTTACCTTAGCGGTTTCATCACTAGTTTTATCTCCTTTCATCACTTCCACAAGTTGCATTAATACTGGCGGGTTGAAGAAGTGCATCCCCACAACTTTATCAGGTCTCTTAGTAGCTTCAGCGATTTTAGTGATTGGTAAACTACTCGTATTTGTGGCTAATATTGCATGGGATGGTAATAACTCGTCAAGTTTGGAGAAAACTTGTCTTTTTATATCCATTCTCTCGGTTGAAGCCTCTATTGAGAAGTCAGCATCACTCACTGTCTTATCTAATCCCACTATAGTAGTTATCCTGGACATTATGGTATCGACACTCTCTTTTATCTGTCCTCTCTCTTGTAACTTACTTAAACTCCATCTTATCCTCTCTAAAGCATTGTTTAATATATCTTGAGATATATCACTTAAGTACACCTTATACCCAGAAATCGCAGCAATTTCAGCTATACCGTGTCCCATTGTTCCTGCTCCAACTACAAGTATTTTTTTAATATCTTCTACTTTCATCGGATAAAGATAAGCAAAATAAGGTTAAAAAGTAATCTCAATTCAATCTTCATACAATTTTTAATATTTACCCATTTTATATCAACTACTTATAGTATAATAAATACTATTAGTGTTGTTTATCTCCCTTATAACGCCCTCTTCAACTAGATATTTAATATGTGATAATGTTTCCCCCATAGCCAATTGCTTATCAAACGTTGAAAGTTCATCCCACTTCTTATACCAAGAAATTCTAGACGCAATATCAAATCCATTAGCCCTTCTCAAAACACTTATAATATTCTTTATTTCCTCTAGCCTTCTTTTATGATGTTCCTTTATTTCCTCTACCCTTTTACTTACATCTTTGAACGGCTCTCCATGTGCTGGATATAATTGCTCAACACTTAGTCTTTCTATCCTATCGAGGCTTTCTAAATACGCCTTCAATGGATTATCCTCCAATCTCAATAACGATATATTTGGCGTTATGTCTTGCAATATGTGATCCCCGCAGAAGACTACTTTGTCGTAGGCTAGGCAAATATGTCCCATGGTATGACCAGGCGTCAATAATACTCTCATCTGCCTTTGTCCAAATTTTACCACATCCCCATCCTTAACGGTATTAAAATTTACGCTGTCAATTATTTCGTTAAATCGACTTCGATTTTTAAACATTTTCTGGATAAACTCTTCCGGAAACCCATTTGCGAGAAAATATTGTCTCATTTCTTTTTCGTACTCTTCACTCATGAGATAGGTTATATACTCGAACTCTCTATCCGATATCAATATATTACTCCTATCTTTAAATAATCTAACTAGACCTATGTGATCTGGATGATAATGAGTAACAACAACGAAGCTTGGATAGCCATTCACTTTTAAATAGTTTGTCAAAGCGATTAAATCTTCTTGAGTAGGTAGTCCAGTATCTATTAGTATGCTCTCTTCATTGTCCTTTACCAGATATGCGTTGATGTACTTTAAGGGACCTTGCATTGGTAGCTTTAAAGTAAATATCATCGCAAACTCATTTTCTCTTGACTAGCTTTAAAACTTATCCCTTTAGTCCAATAAACTGATTTTAC includes:
- a CDS encoding MBL fold metallo-hydrolase — translated: MIFTLKLPMQGPLKYINAYLVKDNEESILIDTGLPTQEDLIALTNYLKVNGYPSFVVVTHYHPDHIGLVRLFKDRSNILISDREFEYITYLMSEEYEKEMRQYFLANGFPEEFIQKMFKNRSRFNEIIDSVNFNTVKDGDVVKFGQRQMRVLLTPGHTMGHICLAYDKVVFCGDHILQDITPNISLLRLEDNPLKAYLESLDRIERLSVEQLYPAHGEPFKDVSKRVEEIKEHHKRRLEEIKNIISVLRRANGFDIASRISWYKKWDELSTFDKQLAMGETLSHIKYLVEEGVIREINNTNSIYYTISS